The following are encoded in a window of Flavobacterium psychrotrophum genomic DNA:
- a CDS encoding outer membrane beta-barrel family protein: protein MKLHMLWVLLMGSIMTITAQTTGNISGKITDKTSGQSLPFVSVVVKDGATTVASDVATDNGDFNLKNLPLKSYTVEVQFMGYKTYVVNAALTAAKPSLNLGTIALTEEATTLDTVEIVKETSTIEQKIDRKVITVGRDLTTAGATASEIMNNIPSVNVDQDGNISLRGNANVRVLIDGRPTTIDAATLLKQIPSTSIKKIELITSPSAKYNPEGMSGIINIILNKNANDGFNGSFNAGLTFGETPKYNNSLDMNYRTGKVNFFANGGTNGGKYFNGGVSKRLDTGANTLIDVTNDNTGFLAKVGMDYYINDFNTLSVYTNQNQGSGKAAIGSDVMYPEGSPFENILQHSKLDGDNHNNTYNLAFKHKFEKEGHTLDFEANYNTVKSTQDADYETTTGAASPVFYNDDVLDKRKNITANLDYVNPLNDKTTLELGAEARIIRTDNEYQTTRVLENPSLQNSVYSYDNDIYSAYATFGQKFDKFSYQLGLRAEHFTADADFNKGATTFENKYFTVYPSAFASYAINDKNTVQISYSRRVDRPSLEQTKPIREFSTPQFTSLGNQRLEPQFTNSVEANYTRMLEKGSSITGGIFYRLIDNEINRVIYPDETTPNTQDQIMSYANFGHNSSYGFELSANYKITKWWDVQPAIDFNSISQQGTVAELKDGSDTDFEFVSRKIKADAFNARLNSNFRVNQRLSFLLFGFYRSGVNGVQSNSRDMYKIDSGARYTLLDNKMSLSLRFSDMFKTMRYAFDSRNPFPQTGEFRWESRTVYFGLNYMFGAGKNRAMQRKAREDNTTQGSGGMF, encoded by the coding sequence ATGAAGTTACACATGCTGTGGGTGCTCCTTATGGGAAGCATCATGACAATTACTGCCCAGACAACGGGCAACATTTCCGGAAAAATTACAGACAAAACCTCTGGCCAGTCACTACCCTTTGTAAGTGTGGTAGTTAAAGATGGTGCCACTACCGTAGCCAGTGATGTGGCTACAGATAACGGCGACTTTAACCTAAAAAACCTGCCGTTAAAAAGCTACACCGTTGAGGTGCAGTTTATGGGGTATAAAACCTATGTGGTTAATGCTGCGCTTACTGCTGCTAAACCATCACTAAACCTGGGCACCATAGCCCTTACCGAAGAAGCTACTACGCTTGATACGGTAGAGATTGTAAAGGAAACCAGTACCATAGAGCAAAAAATAGACCGTAAGGTTATTACCGTAGGGCGCGACCTTACCACTGCCGGGGCTACTGCCAGCGAGATTATGAACAACATACCATCGGTAAACGTAGACCAGGACGGTAATATATCGCTTCGTGGTAATGCCAATGTACGTGTGCTTATAGATGGACGCCCCACTACCATTGATGCTGCTACATTGCTAAAGCAGATACCAAGTACATCTATTAAAAAGATAGAGCTTATTACCAGCCCAAGTGCCAAGTATAACCCTGAGGGTATGAGTGGTATCATAAACATTATATTGAACAAAAACGCTAACGACGGCTTTAATGGCAGCTTTAACGCAGGGCTTACCTTTGGCGAAACGCCTAAGTACAACAACTCGTTAGATATGAACTACCGCACCGGTAAGGTTAACTTTTTTGCGAATGGTGGCACTAACGGCGGTAAGTACTTTAATGGTGGGGTTTCTAAACGTTTAGATACCGGTGCTAATACCCTTATAGACGTGACGAATGATAATACCGGATTCCTGGCTAAGGTGGGAATGGACTATTATATCAATGATTTTAATACACTTTCGGTGTATACCAATCAAAACCAGGGAAGTGGTAAGGCAGCCATAGGCAGCGATGTTATGTATCCGGAAGGCAGCCCCTTCGAAAATATATTGCAGCACAGTAAGCTGGATGGCGACAACCATAATAACACCTACAACCTTGCCTTTAAACACAAGTTTGAAAAAGAGGGGCATACCCTTGATTTTGAGGCAAATTATAATACTGTTAAAAGTACGCAGGATGCCGATTATGAAACCACTACAGGTGCGGCCAGCCCTGTGTTTTATAACGATGACGTGCTGGATAAACGCAAGAACATAACGGCAAACCTTGATTATGTAAACCCGCTTAACGACAAAACCACGCTGGAACTTGGTGCTGAGGCACGTATTATCCGTACAGATAATGAGTACCAGACTACCCGTGTGCTGGAGAACCCATCATTACAAAATTCGGTGTATAGTTATGATAATGATATTTATTCTGCCTACGCCACCTTTGGCCAGAAGTTTGATAAATTTAGTTACCAGTTAGGCCTGCGTGCCGAGCATTTTACTGCTGATGCCGATTTTAATAAAGGTGCCACAACGTTTGAAAACAAGTATTTTACAGTATATCCATCGGCTTTTGCATCCTATGCCATTAACGATAAGAACACAGTGCAAATTAGCTACAGCCGCAGGGTAGACCGCCCAAGCCTGGAGCAGACCAAGCCGATAAGGGAATTTAGTACGCCTCAGTTTACATCGTTAGGTAACCAAAGGCTTGAACCACAGTTTACAAACTCTGTTGAGGCTAACTATACCAGGATGCTTGAAAAAGGATCATCTATAACAGGAGGTATATTTTACAGGTTGATCGATAACGAAATTAACCGTGTTATTTACCCTGATGAAACTACGCCAAACACTCAGGACCAGATTATGAGCTATGCTAACTTTGGTCATAACAGTTCGTATGGCTTTGAGTTGTCTGCTAATTATAAGATTACTAAATGGTGGGATGTACAGCCGGCTATCGACTTTAACAGCATATCGCAGCAGGGTACTGTAGCAGAACTAAAAGATGGCTCTGATACCGATTTTGAATTTGTAAGCAGAAAGATTAAGGCAGATGCTTTTAATGCCCGCCTTAACAGTAACTTTAGGGTAAACCAGCGCTTAAGCTTCCTGCTTTTTGGTTTTTACCGCAGTGGTGTAAATGGTGTGCAAAGCAACAGCCGCGATATGTATAAGATAGATAGTGGCGCACGTTATACACTACTGGATAACAAAATGTCGCTTAGCCTTCGCTTTAGCGATATGTTCAAGACCATGCGCTATGCCTTTGACAGCCGCAATCCTTTCCCGCAAACCGGCGAGTTTCGCTGGGAGAGCCGCACCGTATACTTTGGGCTAAACTATATGTTTGGTGCAGGTAAAAACCGTGCAATGCAGCGCAAAGCACGCGAAGATAATACCACGCAGGGTAGCGGCGGGATGTTTTAA
- a CDS encoding 3-oxoacyl-ACP synthase III family protein — protein MYHSKISGLGYYVPENVVTNDDLSKLIDTNDAWIQERTGIKERRHVIKGDGDTTTTMGVKAAKVAIERAGLSNDDIDFIVFATLSPDYYFPGPGVLVQRDLGMTRTVGALDVRNQCSGFLYAVSVADQFIKTGMYKNILVIGSELHSTGLDMTTRGRNVSVIFGDGAGAAVLSREEDLTKGILSTHLHSEGQFAEELSLTAPGMGRRWVTDIIADNDPEDVSYYPYMNGQFVFKNAVQRLAEVVDEGLKANNLEVADIDMLIPHQANLRIAQYIQQKFQLPDDKIYNNIMKYGNTTAASVPIALTEAWELGKIKEGDTVVLAAFGSGFTWGSAIIKW, from the coding sequence ATGTATCATTCAAAAATATCAGGCCTGGGCTACTACGTACCGGAGAATGTAGTAACCAACGATGACCTATCTAAACTAATAGACACAAACGATGCCTGGATACAGGAACGTACCGGCATTAAAGAGCGCAGGCATGTAATTAAAGGCGATGGCGACACCACAACCACTATGGGCGTTAAGGCCGCCAAAGTGGCTATAGAACGCGCCGGCTTAAGCAACGACGATATCGACTTTATAGTATTTGCCACCCTTAGCCCAGACTATTACTTTCCGGGGCCGGGAGTATTGGTACAAAGAGACTTAGGCATGACACGTACCGTTGGCGCGCTTGATGTGCGTAACCAGTGTTCAGGGTTTTTATATGCCGTTTCGGTGGCAGACCAGTTCATTAAAACGGGAATGTATAAGAACATTCTTGTTATTGGTTCTGAGCTACATAGTACGGGCTTAGACATGACCACGAGGGGTCGAAATGTATCGGTAATCTTTGGCGATGGTGCAGGAGCCGCGGTACTGAGCCGCGAGGAAGACTTAACCAAAGGGATTCTCTCTACACACCTGCACAGCGAGGGACAATTTGCTGAAGAACTGAGCCTTACCGCTCCGGGCATGGGTCGCCGTTGGGTTACAGACATTATTGCTGATAACGACCCCGAAGACGTAAGCTACTACCCATACATGAACGGCCAGTTTGTATTTAAAAATGCCGTACAGCGCCTTGCAGAAGTAGTAGATGAAGGATTGAAAGCCAACAATTTAGAGGTAGCCGATATTGATATGCTGATACCGCACCAAGCCAACCTGAGGATAGCGCAGTACATACAGCAAAAGTTTCAGTTGCCTGACGATAAGATATATAACAACATCATGAAGTATGGTAATACCACAGCAGCATCGGTACCCATAGCGCTTACCGAAGCCTGGGAACTTGGCAAGATCAAAGAAGGCGATACAGTAGTATTGGCCGCATTTGGGTCGGGCTTTACATGGGGTAGTGCCATTATCAAATGGTAA
- a CDS encoding L,D-transpeptidase family protein yields the protein MKKIMVYIFVIALALLATWYFYPGKKLPVGTIIDKLVVYKSKHKMEAYANGSLVKTYTIALGFSPNGHKQFEGDGRTPEGTYTINARNAKSAYHKNLGVSYPNAADRTYAETQGKSPGGDIKIHGLRNGRGYIGKFHQWKDWTHGCIAVTNAEIDELFASVKEDAVIEILK from the coding sequence ATGAAAAAAATTATGGTTTATATTTTTGTCATTGCCCTCGCACTTTTGGCGACCTGGTACTTTTATCCCGGTAAAAAACTTCCCGTCGGAACCATTATCGACAAACTGGTAGTTTACAAATCGAAACATAAAATGGAGGCCTATGCAAACGGTAGCCTGGTTAAAACCTATACCATAGCATTAGGCTTTAGTCCAAACGGGCATAAGCAGTTTGAAGGCGATGGACGTACACCCGAAGGTACCTATACCATAAATGCACGCAACGCTAAGAGTGCCTACCATAAAAACCTTGGTGTAAGCTACCCTAACGCCGCAGACCGTACCTATGCCGAGACACAGGGTAAAAGCCCCGGGGGCGACATAAAGATACATGGGTTACGCAACGGACGTGGCTATATAGGCAAATTCCACCAATGGAAAGACTGGACACACGGCTGCATTGCCGTTACCAATGCCGAGATTGATGAATTGTTTGCTTCGGTTAAGGAAGATGCGGTAATTGAGATTTTGAAGTGA
- a CDS encoding AMP-binding protein, which translates to MNTLSYVSGGSELPLLGQPIGFNLKSTAEKFPDNDALVCVQQGYRATYSQFYAHTTTVAKALVAAGIIKGDRVGIWSPNRAEWVLLQYATARIGAILVNINPAYRSSELEFVLNQSGIKLLVSALIFKTSDYKKMVEEVAANCPGLQQAVYLDRDWDAFLATANNVADEAVATIENTLQFDEPINIQYTSGTTGFPKGVTLSHHNLLNNGYFIGVRLKYTSADRVCIPVPFYHCFGMVIGNLCCTSHGATMVIPAESFDPVLTLEAVEKERCTSLYGVPTMFIAELALPDFDRFNLTTLRTGVMAGSPCPVEIMKQVQTKMYMREVSICYGMTETSPVSTQTIIGAPLEKQVSTVGTVQNHLEIKIVDPKTGAIVARNVAGELCTRGYSVMLKYWNNPEATRSVIDEARWMHSGDMAVMDDEGYINISGRIKDVIIRGGENISPREIEEFLYTHPDVEDVQVIGVPDAKFGEVVMAWVKVKPHHTLTEDGLKAFCKDTIAHYKIPRYWKFTDRFPITITGKVRKVEMREIAIKELGLEALLDIKTS; encoded by the coding sequence TTGAATACACTATCTTATGTAAGCGGAGGTTCTGAACTTCCGCTGCTGGGGCAGCCCATAGGGTTTAACCTTAAATCTACTGCCGAAAAATTTCCTGATAACGATGCGCTTGTTTGTGTACAGCAGGGCTACCGTGCTACTTACAGCCAGTTTTATGCCCACACCACAACTGTAGCAAAAGCCTTAGTAGCCGCGGGAATTATTAAAGGCGACAGGGTGGGTATATGGTCGCCCAATCGTGCCGAATGGGTATTGCTGCAGTATGCCACTGCACGCATAGGTGCTATACTGGTAAACATTAACCCGGCATACCGCAGCAGCGAACTGGAGTTTGTACTAAACCAAAGTGGGATTAAATTACTGGTTTCGGCTTTGATATTCAAGACCAGCGACTATAAAAAAATGGTGGAAGAAGTAGCCGCTAATTGCCCCGGACTACAGCAAGCCGTTTACCTGGACCGTGACTGGGATGCTTTTCTGGCTACTGCCAATAACGTTGCTGATGAAGCTGTGGCTACCATAGAAAACACATTACAGTTTGACGAACCTATAAACATTCAATACACTTCGGGTACTACGGGTTTTCCTAAAGGGGTAACGCTTAGCCACCATAACCTGCTTAATAACGGCTACTTTATTGGGGTACGCCTAAAATATACCAGTGCAGACAGGGTGTGCATACCTGTGCCATTTTACCATTGTTTTGGTATGGTAATAGGTAACCTGTGCTGTACCAGCCATGGTGCTACGATGGTTATTCCTGCCGAAAGTTTTGACCCGGTACTTACGCTCGAAGCCGTAGAAAAGGAACGTTGTACTTCGCTCTACGGGGTGCCTACCATGTTTATTGCAGAACTTGCCCTGCCGGACTTTGACCGTTTTAACCTTACCACATTGCGCACAGGTGTTATGGCAGGTTCTCCCTGCCCGGTAGAGATCATGAAACAGGTGCAGACAAAAATGTACATGCGCGAGGTTTCTATTTGTTATGGCATGACCGAAACATCTCCGGTGTCTACACAAACCATTATAGGCGCACCTTTAGAAAAACAGGTGAGTACTGTGGGAACGGTGCAAAACCACCTGGAAATAAAAATTGTTGACCCTAAAACCGGGGCCATTGTTGCACGTAATGTAGCGGGAGAATTATGTACCCGTGGCTATAGTGTAATGCTTAAATACTGGAACAATCCGGAGGCGACACGCTCAGTAATAGATGAAGCACGCTGGATGCACAGCGGTGATATGGCTGTGATGGACGATGAAGGGTACATCAACATTTCGGGGCGTATTAAAGATGTGATCATTAGGGGAGGGGAGAATATATCGCCCAGGGAAATAGAAGAGTTTTTATATACCCACCCGGATGTAGAAGACGTACAGGTTATAGGCGTGCCCGATGCAAAATTTGGCGAAGTAGTAATGGCATGGGTAAAAGTTAAGCCACACCATACGCTTACTGAAGATGGCTTAAAAGCCTTTTGCAAAGATACCATTGCACATTATAAAATACCGCGTTACTGGAAGTTTACCGATCGTTTTCCTATTACCATAACGGGCAAAGTGCGCAAGGTAGAAATGCGTGAAATAGCGATTAAGGAACTGGGTCTGGAGGCGCTGCTGGATATTAAAACATCTTGA
- the parS gene encoding type II RES/Xre toxin-antitoxin system antitoxin, with protein MSTAELLNINYANADDRGMLSLIRTAREGISFATFAGFVEKSPFDLNDWSIFLHLSERTMQRYKKEARTFDAQQSEKILEIALLYNKGIEVFGNADKFNLWVDSPNLALGRILPKSLMDSSFGLSLLKDELVRIEYGILA; from the coding sequence ATGAGCACTGCCGAACTTTTAAACATCAATTACGCTAATGCCGATGACCGTGGTATGCTATCGCTCATCCGCACAGCACGCGAAGGGATAAGCTTTGCCACCTTTGCAGGTTTTGTAGAAAAAAGCCCATTTGACCTTAATGACTGGAGCATTTTTTTACATCTGAGCGAACGTACCATGCAACGCTACAAAAAAGAGGCGCGCACTTTTGATGCACAGCAGTCAGAAAAAATACTGGAAATAGCATTGCTGTATAATAAAGGTATTGAAGTTTTTGGTAATGCCGATAAGTTTAACCTTTGGGTAGACAGCCCAAACCTTGCCCTGGGCAGGATATTACCAAAAAGCCTTATGGACAGCTCTTTTGGGCTATCGCTCCTAAAAGATGAACTTGTGCGCATAGAATATGGCATACTGGCATGA
- a CDS encoding RES family NAD+ phosphorylase: protein MRIYRLSKAVYANDLSGRGAEKAGGRWNSKGTAMLYGGETRALCTTEIAVHTPLGNIPLDYMLITIELPDTLSIDILEKSNLPADWKALPHAHATQLIGDAFIAAHKFVALKVPSVVVPGEYNYLLNPSHPDFKTVTVISIEPFDFDERLFIK, encoded by the coding sequence ATGAGGATATACAGGCTTAGCAAGGCAGTATATGCCAATGACCTTAGTGGCCGTGGTGCCGAAAAAGCCGGTGGCCGGTGGAACAGCAAAGGCACTGCCATGCTGTACGGTGGCGAAACGCGCGCACTTTGCACTACAGAAATTGCCGTACATACCCCACTTGGAAATATTCCGCTGGATTATATGCTCATTACCATCGAACTACCTGATACCCTTAGTATAGACATTTTAGAGAAATCGAATCTCCCTGCCGACTGGAAAGCCCTGCCACACGCCCATGCTACCCAGCTTATAGGCGATGCCTTTATTGCCGCACATAAATTTGTCGCCCTTAAAGTACCCTCTGTTGTAGTACCCGGCGAATACAATTACTTATTAAACCCTTCTCACCCTGATTTTAAAACGGTAACTGTAATAAGCATAGAACCTTTTGATTTTGATGAACGGTTGTTTATTAAATAG
- the ygiD gene encoding 4,5-DOPA dioxygenase extradiol, which produces MNRKQFLQTLAALPLTGAAAKVGILGKLAEPLENTAPMPVLFLGHGSPMNAIEENEFVANFRKVAKEIPKPNAILCISAHWETRGTFVTAMKNPPTIHDFGGFPKPLFDVQYPAPGSPELAQQTKELIKSVNIGLDEHWGLDHGAWSVIKHLYPKADVPIIQFSIDYTKGGQYHYDLGKELAALRKKGILIIGSGNMVHNLGKMDWKYIHDTYGFDWALEANNKMMGYIKSGDHKPLINFKSQGKSWDLAIPSPEHYLPLLYTMALKGANEKVTIFNDKPVAGSLTMTSVKIG; this is translated from the coding sequence ATGAACCGGAAACAATTTTTACAAACCCTGGCAGCATTACCCCTGACCGGTGCCGCCGCTAAAGTGGGCATATTAGGCAAACTTGCGGAACCACTGGAAAACACCGCACCCATGCCCGTGCTGTTTTTAGGCCACGGCAGCCCGATGAATGCTATTGAAGAAAATGAATTTGTAGCCAACTTCAGGAAGGTCGCAAAAGAAATTCCCAAACCCAATGCCATACTGTGCATTTCTGCACACTGGGAAACACGCGGCACGTTTGTTACCGCCATGAAAAATCCGCCCACCATACACGATTTTGGTGGTTTCCCTAAGCCCCTTTTTGATGTACAATACCCGGCACCGGGCAGCCCTGAACTTGCGCAGCAAACCAAAGAGCTTATAAAATCGGTCAATATAGGGCTTGATGAGCACTGGGGTCTTGATCATGGCGCATGGTCTGTAATTAAGCACCTGTACCCAAAGGCCGATGTACCCATTATACAATTCAGTATCGATTATACCAAAGGCGGGCAATACCATTATGACCTGGGTAAAGAACTTGCCGCATTGCGCAAAAAAGGTATCCTGATTATTGGCAGTGGCAATATGGTACACAACCTGGGTAAAATGGACTGGAAATACATACACGACACGTATGGTTTTGACTGGGCGCTGGAGGCCAACAATAAAATGATGGGCTACATAAAATCAGGCGATCATAAGCCACTTATCAACTTTAAATCGCAGGGCAAATCCTGGGATCTTGCCATACCGTCTCCAGAGCATTACCTGCCGCTTTTATACACTATGGCACTTAAGGGTGCTAATGAGAAAGTAACCATTTTTAATGACAAACCCGTGGCAGGCTCGCTTACCATGACCTCGGTTAAAATAGGATAA
- a CDS encoding alpha/beta hydrolase: MRILLLLLFTLTMQAQNETLTYLVREPKIKSAHPPVIFLLHGVGSNEKDLFSFADKLPDNYLIISARGPVTIGPGRYGWFHVDFTPDGPKPNFEEEAHSRKLLAAFIGQMQEKFNFDPKKALLCGFSQGGIMNYSIALTHPGLVKGIAIMSSRLLPEIKPLVPAADKLKGLNIFISHGTADQVLTVEYARTAKTYLQSLKLEPEYHEYAGAVHQINAQMFSDLLNWIEKQ; encoded by the coding sequence ATGCGCATTTTACTACTACTTTTATTTACACTTACCATGCAGGCACAAAACGAAACACTTACATACCTGGTTCGCGAACCAAAAATCAAATCGGCACATCCTCCTGTTATTTTTCTATTACACGGCGTGGGTAGTAATGAAAAAGACCTTTTTAGTTTTGCTGATAAACTACCGGATAATTACCTCATCATCTCAGCCCGCGGGCCGGTTACAATAGGCCCGGGACGCTACGGCTGGTTTCACGTAGATTTTACCCCGGATGGCCCCAAGCCAAACTTTGAGGAAGAGGCACACAGCCGGAAATTACTAGCCGCTTTTATAGGCCAGATGCAGGAAAAATTTAATTTTGACCCTAAAAAGGCACTACTGTGCGGGTTTAGCCAGGGCGGCATCATGAACTACAGCATAGCCCTTACCCACCCCGGCCTGGTAAAAGGCATTGCAATAATGAGCAGCAGGCTACTGCCCGAAATAAAACCTCTTGTACCGGCAGCCGATAAACTAAAAGGGCTCAATATTTTTATAAGCCACGGCACGGCAGACCAGGTACTAACTGTAGAGTATGCGCGCACTGCAAAAACATACCTGCAATCGCTTAAGCTTGAGCCGGAATATCATGAATATGCCGGTGCCGTGCATCAGATAAATGCACAGATGTTTAGCGATTTACTAAACTGGATAGAGAAGCAATAA